A part of Pieris napi chromosome 9, ilPieNapi1.2, whole genome shotgun sequence genomic DNA contains:
- the LOC125052436 gene encoding deubiquitinase DESI2 isoform X3: MFPSCMSILPRRNEPRPPRPGQTPVVLNVYDMYWTNWYTAGAGVGVFHSGVQVHGSEWAYGGHPYAFTGVFEITPRDERELGEQFRFRQSVHIGYTDFSEEEVRRLVTELGKQFRGDRYHLMNNNCNHFTSAFCLALCDKDIPSWVNRLAYVSSCVPFLQRCLPKEWLTPAALQQSLAVHSRSSSPTTPQ, encoded by the exons ATGTTTCCGTCGTGCATGTCGATACTGCCAAGACGCAATGAGCCTCGGCCCCCAAGACCGGGACAAACGCCCGTGGTCCTCAATGTATACGACATGTATTGGACGAATTG GTATACAGCCGGTGCTGGGGTGGGTGtatttcacagtggggtccaagTACACGGTTCGGAATGGGCGTATGGGGGCCATCCGTACGCGTTCACGGGCGTGTTTGAGATAACACCACGCGACGAGCGGGAATTGGGCGAACAATTTCGTTTCAG ACAAAGTGTACATATAGGATATACAGACTTCAGTGAAGAGGAAGTACGGAGGCTTGTTACTGAACTAGGCAAGCAATTCCGGGGTGACAG GTATCATCTAATGAACAATAATTGTAATCACTTCACATCTGCCTTTTGTTTG gcCTTATGTGATAAAGACATCCCGTCGTGGGTGAATCGCCTCGCGTATGTCAGCTCCTGCGTGCCCTTCTTACAGAGGTGTTTGCCCAA GGAATGGCTGACGCCGGCCGCGTTGCAACAGTCGCTTGCCGTGCACTCGCGCTCTTCGTCGCCCACCACGCCGCAATAG
- the LOC125052436 gene encoding deubiquitinase DESI2 isoform X2: protein METTPLLRNDSEDESCGICTMFPSCMSILPRRNEPRPPRPGQTPVVLNVYDMYWTNWYTAGAGVGVFHSGVQVHGSEWAYGGHPYAFTGVFEITPRDERELGEQFRFRQSVHIGYTDFSEEEVRRLVTELGKQFRGDRYHLMNNNCNHFTSAFCLALCDKDIPSWVNRLAYVSSCVPFLQRCLPKEWLTPAALQQSLAVHSRSSSPTTPQ from the exons TCTTGCGGCATTTGCACGATGTTTCCGTCGTGCATGTCGATACTGCCAAGACGCAATGAGCCTCGGCCCCCAAGACCGGGACAAACGCCCGTGGTCCTCAATGTATACGACATGTATTGGACGAATTG GTATACAGCCGGTGCTGGGGTGGGTGtatttcacagtggggtccaagTACACGGTTCGGAATGGGCGTATGGGGGCCATCCGTACGCGTTCACGGGCGTGTTTGAGATAACACCACGCGACGAGCGGGAATTGGGCGAACAATTTCGTTTCAG ACAAAGTGTACATATAGGATATACAGACTTCAGTGAAGAGGAAGTACGGAGGCTTGTTACTGAACTAGGCAAGCAATTCCGGGGTGACAG GTATCATCTAATGAACAATAATTGTAATCACTTCACATCTGCCTTTTGTTTG gcCTTATGTGATAAAGACATCCCGTCGTGGGTGAATCGCCTCGCGTATGTCAGCTCCTGCGTGCCCTTCTTACAGAGGTGTTTGCCCAA GGAATGGCTGACGCCGGCCGCGTTGCAACAGTCGCTTGCCGTGCACTCGCGCTCTTCGTCGCCCACCACGCCGCAATAG